Part of the Allofrancisella frigidaquae genome is shown below.
AGATCATGCCTACTGTGAGATGAAGGCAGCTTCTTCAGCTATGACATATATTTACAAGTATCCAGATAAGCATGATTTGGTTATTAGAATGTCTAAAATTGCAAGAGAAGAGCTTGTCCATTTTGAACAAGTTATGAGACTTTTGAAAAAACGCAATATTAAATACGAACCAATATCAGCATCTAGGTATGCTAGCCAATTGATAAAAACAGCGCGTACTGATAAAGAAGGTCGTTTTATAGACGCTTTAATAATAGGCGCATATATTGAGGCTCGATCCTGTGAGAGATTTGCCAAAATAGCTCCTTTTTTAGATAATGAGCTACAAAAATTTTATAATGGTTTACTAGAGTCTGAAAGGCGACATTTTACTATTTATTTAGAATTTGCTCAAAAGTATTCATCTAGCGATATCTATAATGATATTAAAAGAATAGGCGAAGTTGAGAGGGATTTGATATTATAGTTAAATCAATATATTTTAGTTACATATATTGTTTAAATAGAGTATCGATATCACAATTATATTTTCTTTTGAGATGCTTAGCTTGAGCCCATTTATTTTCAATTTTATTATATTCGGGAGAATATGGAGGTAAATATAAAAGTATATGCCCCTTAGATTCCAATAATGGTTTAATTTCACTTTCCTTATGAAAGCTAGCATTATCAATAACGTAAACAGAGTTATCAGGTAATTGATTTAATAGTTCATCTTTAACCCATTGAGTGTATAAGCTAGTATCAACATTACAATTAAATAACCCCACGCATATTAAATTACCGTTATATAAAGCACCAATAGCATTGGTTCTATTTTTATTACCAAAATCTTTAACTCCATAGCATTTTTCACCTTTAAGAGTATAGCCATGAGTTCTAGGCATGCTATATGCAAAGCCACTTTCATCACCATAAACTATATTTTTGCCTGCTGCAATATAAGCTTCTAACTTTTGTTTAAATTGCTTTTGCTTAATAGGATCTGCTTTAGGGTGGCTATAAGTCTTTTTTTATATGTTATCTCAAGCTTCTTCAATGCATAACATATACAACTTTGGCTTACACCAAACTTTTTAGCTCGTTCATACTGATATGCATCAGGATTAGCTTTAATATCTTGTAATAGTTCTGGTTTATTTAACTTTATATCTGGTCTTGACTTACCTTTTTTAGGGCTTATTTCTTTACTCCAGAGGTATACTGTATTTTTACCTATGCCAAATCTATTGGCTGTAGCTTCAAAGGTTAAATCTTGAGACTCTTTTATTGATAATACTTTCTTACGAAAATCTAAGGAGTAAGTCATAATTATAAATGAAAGATATTATAACTAAAATATATTAATTTAGCTATATCTCCAGACACAGAATTTCGTTTTCATGGTGGAATTTTATAAGCTTAAATAATAGGCAATTTCCATTTATAAAGTATCGTCATAATTCTGATAGTTAGTCCTGTGCTAATAATAACTACAGTACTAACATATAAATCTACATTAAAGTAGATAAAAGCAGCGTTTAAAAAACCAACAATAGCTGCAACAGAGGCGTATAGCTCTGATTTAAAAGCTACAGGAATGTCATTACAAATCATATCTCGCATTATTCCACCAGCAACCCCATTAACTATAGCTATGACTGTGCTAACTACCAGTACACTTACAAAGCTCATTTCAAAAACTTCATAACAAATTTGGTAAGCAATACTGCTACCAATGTATGCAAAAGCTATTAAACCGATAGAGTCAAGAATTAGAAAGATATTATAAAATTTATTTATATATTTTTGGGTAAAGATAGCTATAACTGAAAAAACTAGACATATGACTATATAATAAGGATGCAATATAATTGTTACAGGTAAGTTTCCTAATAGTAAATCTCTGACTACACCACCACCTAAAGCTGTGATTAGAGCTATAGCAACTACACCAAAAGCATCCATATTGCGTCTTGAAGAAGATATAACACCAGTCATACTCTCAGCGATTATTCCAAACATAAACATAATGCTAAAAATAAAAGGGCCCGTTATTCCTATGTGGTAATTGTGCATATTGTTCCTTGATTTTGAGCAAGCTCGATTTGGATATATTGTAGAGATTATTTTAAGAATTTAAATTATTTTTTATTATTAATTTAGCTTTGATGTTAGAGGTCTCTTTTTCTTTTAATATCTCAAAGCCTTCAAGGCTAAAATTAGTTTGTTTTTCAGTTTCTACATAGATGATAGTTCCTTGAGGAATAAAGCTATTTTCAAGTATAGTATTAAGTGTTTTAGGAATAATGTTTTTATTAAAAGGTGGATCTAGAAAAATAATTAGGCGAGAGTTAGGCATATTAAGTGTGCCAAGAGCTTTTACACTATCGGTTTTATATAATTCAAAATTTGAAATTTCTAGGTTTTGTAAGTTTTGTTTTAGTTGGTTTATAGCTTTGATATTAAGTTCATAGAATATAGCTTTTGTAGCACCTCTTGATAAACCCTCTATTCCTAAACTACCACTTCCTGCAAAAGCATCTATACAGATACTGTTATCTATATATGGAGCTAACCAATTAAAAATAGTTTCTTTTAATTGGTCTGAAGTGGGACGAAGACCACTGATGTCAGGAAATTTAAGTCTACGGTTTTTATATTTACCAGCTATCACACGAACAGTGTTAGTTTTCACTATTTGACATCTCCAACTATCACCGTTACAACAGCATTTTTTTGGATTTGCTGGAAAGCTTGACTAATTTGTGCTGGCGTTATAGAGTTTATATTTTCAACATATTTATCAAAAAAATCTAAAGGTAATTTTTTGTTTGCGATAGATGACAACATATTAAGTTTTGAGCTATTTTTTACTGAAGTTAATAAATGTGTACCTTCTATATTCTTTTTTGTATTTTCAACTATCTCATCATCTATTTTTTTATGAATAAACTCTTCATACACTTCTTTTATGGTATTTAAAGCTAAATTTGGATTACTTGTTTGAGCTGATATCATAAAGCTACCATAATCAGGGTTAATATTTACATCACTTCCAATGTTGTAAACTAATCCGAGCTCTTCTCTAACTTTGTTAAATAATAGAGAGTTTAGACCACTACCACCAAGTATTTCGTTACCAAGTTTTAATGGGAAATATAAAGGATCTAATATATCCAGCAGAAGTTGGTGACCCACTAAAATTGAAGTTTGATTACTATTAAATTGTTTTTTTATAATAGCAGGCTCAGCTGGTAACTGGATAAAATTTTGCGTGTTTGTTTGACCTTTGGGTAGAGAGCTTATAATTTCTTTAGCTAAATTTTGAGTGTCAGATTCACATATATCACCAACTATACAAATATTAGCATTATTAGCACATATATATTTATCATAGAAATTGGTAATATCTTTGATAGTTATTTTTTGTATACTACTCTTATAACCTATAGTAGGATGACTGTAAGGGTTTTTAGCAAAAAGTTGTTTAGAAAATTCTAATGATGCTAGGTAGTTAGGTTGCTTATGTAAATAGTCAATATGTGTAAGTGTTTGTATTTTTTCTCTTTCAAGGATACTTTCATCAAAATCTGGATCTGTAAAGATTTCTCTAAGAATAGCTACTATCTGTTTTAATATATTGGACTCACTTAAAACTCTAACCTTAATACAAAAAAATTCTTTACTAGTTTCAGCATGAATCGATGCACCTATATCTGTAATTTTATTTATAAGTTCTTGTTCGCTAGAAAGCTTTGTTTTTGTGGCAAATAAGCCTACTGCTAAGTCAGCTAAACCATTTAGTTTGCCATCAAATGCAGAACCAGCTCTAAAATTAAGCTGAATATCTACCATAGGTAGGTTAGTATCTTTTTGGAAGTATATGTTTGTGTCATTGATGTTAAATTTTTGGATCATTTTTTTAATCCTTTAGTAAATGTACAGATGTAAGATTTGGTTTGTCAAAGTATTCGTTAAGCACTCTATTTACATCTTCAATGGTTACATCATAAAGTTTGTTAAGGTGCTTATAATAATCAATATCCAAATTGATACTAGCTAATGAACCAATAAGGTTTGCTTGTGTTTCTAATGAATCCATAGCAAATATTTTATCTGCTTTAATAGTAACTTTAGCACGTGTAAGCTGTTCTTGTGTTATACCATTAGTTTTTAAATCATGAATAGTCTTTTCAATTTTATTTTGAATGTTTTCTAAGCTTTGATCATGATTCGCTATTGCTGTAATAATAAATATATCTTCACCCTTTATAAAAGGTGAATATTCACTGTCTATATGACAGCACAAAGTTTCATCTCTAACTAATTTTTGCTGGAGGATAGAAGCATCAGAACTACCTAAAATACTGTTTAAAATCATTAGCGCAAAAGGATCATTTTTTTGGTATTCAGTAGTTAAAGAAGGGGTTATATAACCCATTATTACAGCAGATGTGTCATTAGGTGGTTTTTTAACTTCTAATTGTCTGTAACCAAAATTGATTAAACTATATTCTTCTTTAGGCTTTGAAATAGTAGAGCAAGGTATACTATCAAAATAATCTCTTATCATAGAATGCGCTGAATCTTTATCAACGTCTCCAACTATCACTATACTGGCATTATTTGGAGCATAGTGCTTCTGGTACCATTTCTTTAGACTACTTAAAGTGTAATTTTCAATATCTTCACGCCAACCTATTATTGGTGTATGACGAGAATTTGTTTGGTATGCTAGTTTCATAAATTGTTCAAAAGCATAGCTAAAAGGTTTATCATCAACCCTAAGGTTACGTTCCTCTAAAACTACTTTTTTTTCTGGAATAAACTCATTTTCATCAAAAATAAGGTTACTCATACGAGAAGATTCTAATGATAAACTTAATTCTAAGTTTCTCTTATGCCAAAATTGGTAATAAGCAGTATAGTCAAAGCTAGTAAAAGCATTTTGAATACCTCCATTATTTTCCACTAAGCTGTTCATATCTTTTTTAGAATATTTATCTGTACCTTTGAACATCATATGCTCGAGCATATGGGAAATGCCAGTTAACTTTTGAGGCTCATAAGTTGACCCAACTTTATACCATATTTGGGATAAAACAACAGGTGCTCGTTTATTGGGTTTTATATATATATTTAGGCCATTATTAAGGGAGTATGTGTATATTTGCATATTTTAAGTTTCTTTTGATTTGATAAATAAGTATATTAGCAGAGCTAATGCAATTATGGTTGGTCCAGCTGCACCAAAAATAGGCGGTATACGTAGTATAAGTGCTATAGGTCCAAAAATTTGATTGATTATAAAAAATGAAAAGCCAAAAAGCGCACCCAAGATAAGTTTGATAATAAGGGTGGATGATCTGTTAGAACCGATACTAAGGGGTACGGAAATTAGTATTAAGACCATTAAAGATACAGGTTGAAACACTTCTTGCCAGAATTTTAAAGACAAAGTATTATCGTTAGCCTGAGTGTTGGAAACCATAAATTTTGTTAATTGCGTTAAGCTTAAATAATCATTGTCATTAATTGTTATAATTCTAGCTACAGATAAAGGTAGAGGATTTGTCCATTTGTCTTGACTTATATTTTTTACAATGTCGAGTTGTTTTTGCTTATCTGAGGTTGGGTAAATAATTTTGTTAATATTGTAAGCATTTGCTACATTATCCGTAGCGTATTTTGCTGTAGCTGCAAAACGAACTTCTTTTAGTTGGTTGTCATCTATTATGAATTTACTAATTGCAGTAGCAGACCTTTTTTCTGGATTGATATGTTGTATATGAGTGATTCCATCAGATGTTTTTAGCCATATATTATTACTGTTGTATTGTACGGTGTTAGTATCAGCAAGTTTTTGTAATACAGGAGCTACGTAACCTCCAAATACTACGGCAATAAAAGCACCAATTAATCCAACGATAATAACTCCTTTAGCAATTTGAAAAGTTGAACGTCCTGAAGACCTAAGAACAATAATTTCAGAGTTATTTGCTAGTAAGCTAAGGCCCATAAGTGCGCCTACCATAGCACAAGCAGGTAGTAGGGTATATAAGATTCCTGGTAATTGGTATAAGGTATTTACAATCAGCTCCCAGTTACTAGCGTTGTTATGGCTATTACTAACTTGTGCTAAATATGTAAAAATAAAAAATAAAATACAAAAAATAGTAGTAACAATCAAAAAACTGTTTAATACTGTTTTAAAGACATAGCGATCAATGCGATTTAAAAACATATCTTTTTACCTTTTATTGGATGTCCCATTTTGTTTTTTGATAGTTCTTATTGCAAACACTGCAAAGAAAATGTGTGGTAGCCAAATTCCTACCCAAGCTGGGATATTACCTTTTGCCATCAGTGTGTTAGTAAACATTACCGAACACAAATATAAGGCTAAAACTATCACAGACGGAAGAAGCTTGGCGTACTTGTTCTGGCGTGGATATAATCTACATAGTGAAAGTGCAAGTAAGCTAGCGATTATTATGCTGATACAGTTGTTAAATCTTGAGAAAAGTTCAGCAGTAAACCTATTTTTTCCTTTTAAAGAGTTTGTCACTAATTCTCCAAAATATAATCTATCCATCCTATAGTGATTATAATCACGAATAGAGTTATCATAAATCGTATATATTGCTTTATCAGCAGTACCATAAGTAGCTTTAAATGAGTTTAACTCACGTGTGTATATGTTTACATCTGTGAAGTTTAAAAAAGCGGCTGTTTTATCTGTTTTAACTGTAGCTTGCGGCGCGGTAATAATTTTATAATCTTTATCCCTTAAAGTTTGCTGGTATAAAAACAAGTCATTTAGTTTGTTTCCAGATTTATTATTGATGTATAACACTCTACCGTTTGGTATAGTAAGTACTTTTCCGTCTGTTATTGAGGATATTAAGGCACGTGCTGATAATGAGGTTTGAAATACATCAGTCGTTTGGTTAGCTAAAGGTATCAGATACATAGATGAAAAAAAAGCAGCTATTGTTAAAACAATAGTAGGTTTTAAAGTATTTAAAGCTATTTGTAGCCATGTAACTCCACCAGCTAAGGTTACAAACATTTCATTGTTTGAGAAATATTTACCAAAACACAGAATTATAGCTAAGAACATAGCTACTGGAATAACAAAAGTTACGTTCTGAGGTAATGTTAAAATTACAAACTTTATGATAGTATCCATACCCAAGCCTTGTGAATAAGCTTTTTGGAAAAGCCTAATAAGTAAGTTAGCAGATACTATAGATATGATAAATAAGGTTATGGAAGTAAAAGTGTTTACAATGTCTCTGTTATAGTATTTTTCTAGAATCAAAATTTATCACAGGTAATTTTTATTAAGCTATTTATAATTCTATAATTTTTATCAATAAAAGTCAGCAACTAATAATAAGCTTCATTCTTAAATTGGATGCGTTAATAAGCATTTTTTGGTATTATATTCGAATAACTAGTAAAGTAAAGATAAGAATATATGAAATTGACTATAACTGATAATGTTAGCTTAAGTTCAGAAGTGATAATTGTTGCTCAAGAAAATTTACAAAAATTGGTGGCTCAAACTAAGTGTCCAAATTCAAAAAAAATACTGGAAAAAAGAGTTTTTAAGGCTAAGTTTGGGGAAGCTCTTCCCTTATTACATGGTGAAAAAACAGTAATACTTTTAGGAATTGGTTTAAGACAAGATTTTTTAAGTTCAGAGTATGATAAAGCTATTACTAAAGCATGTGATTTTTTGAAGAAACTAAGTATAGAAGAAGTTGCAATCAATATAAATTATGTATTTGAAAGCTTTGATATAAGGCAGTTTGCGTCTGAAACCATTAGGGCTTTAGTATCAGAAAGTTATGTTTTTGATGAGCTAAAAACAACAAAAGAAAATTATAGTTTAAACCATATAGAGTTAGTTTATTCAGGTAATCAAGACCTTAAGCAAGCTGCTCAAATAGGTTCTGCTATAGCATGTGGGCAAAATTATGCTAAGGATTTACAGAACTTACCAGCTAATATTTGTAATACTGATTATATGCTTAATGAAGCTAGGGAGCTTACCTCTAAATATGACAAATTTGATTTGGAGTATTTGGGTCAAGATGCAATGGCAGAGCTGGGCATGGGTTGTGCTTTAGCTGTTGGTAGAGGTTCAGATATGCCAAATTATACTGTATCTATGAAATACAATGGTGGCGCTGCGGATCAAGCTCCTATAGTGTTAGTAGGTAAGGGTTTAGTGTTTGATAATGGTGGGGTATGTATAAAGCCTGCTGCTGGTATGGATACTATGAAAATGGATATGGGTGGCGCTGCTGTCGTCATGGGGACTATGAAAACTCTAGCAATGCTTAATCTTCCTATCAATGTGGTAGGTGTGATGGCTTTAGCAGAGAATGCGGTAGATTCTAGATCTTATCGTCCAGGTGATGTACTTAAAAGTATGAAAGGTATAACAGTAGAGGTTAGTAACACAGATGCAGAAGGTAGACTTGTCTTATGTGATACATTAACTTACATTGGTAAATACAAGCCAAAAGCAGTTATAGATATGGCGACTTTAACGGGAGCTATGGTTATATCTTTAGGCGATGCTTTTTCTGGTTTATTTTCTAATAGTGATAAGCTGGCAAATAGTTTACAGCAAGCAGCGCAAGCTTCTAATGATTTGGTATGGAGGTTGCCTTTACATAAGCCTTATCTAGATAAAATTAAAAGTAAGGTAGCAGATATAGATAACTGTAATAGAGATAGATCAGCAGGGTCTATTGTAGCGGCTTTATTTTTGTCTAAGTTTACAGAAGATTATGAATGGGCGCATCTGGATATAGCAGGCTCAGCAATGGGAGATTTTACAAATTGTAAAGCAAGTGGACGTCCTGTACCACTTTTGACTCATTATTTATTATCTCAAGCAAAATAACTTCTTGTCCTTTTAAATTAAATTTTTAACATCTATAGCAAATTTTTTATTCTGTGATACAATTTTGATGTAATTAAATTCAAAACCTTTAGATTTTAATTACGGAGATCATTAATGTTAAGAATTACTCAACAAGCAATTACTTTTGATGATGT
Proteins encoded:
- a CDS encoding M16 family metallopeptidase, whose product is MIQKFNINDTNIYFQKDTNLPMVDIQLNFRAGSAFDGKLNGLADLAVGLFATKTKLSSEQELINKITDIGASIHAETSKEFFCIKVRVLSESNILKQIVAILREIFTDPDFDESILEREKIQTLTHIDYLHKQPNYLASLEFSKQLFAKNPYSHPTIGYKSSIQKITIKDITNFYDKYICANNANICIVGDICESDTQNLAKEIISSLPKGQTNTQNFIQLPAEPAIIKKQFNSNQTSILVGHQLLLDILDPLYFPLKLGNEILGGSGLNSLLFNKVREELGLVYNIGSDVNINPDYGSFMISAQTSNPNLALNTIKEVYEEFIHKKIDDEIVENTKKNIEGTHLLTSVKNSSKLNMLSSIANKKLPLDFFDKYVENINSITPAQISQAFQQIQKNAVVTVIVGDVK
- a CDS encoding transposase, which gives rise to MPRTHGYTLKGEKCYGVKDFGNKNRTNAIGALYNGNLICVGLFNCNVDTSLYTQWVKDELLNQLPDNSVYVIDNASFHKESEIKPLLESKGHILLYLPPYSPEYNKIENKWAQAKHLKRKYNCDIDTLFKQYM
- the lptG gene encoding LPS export ABC transporter permease LptG, yielding MFLNRIDRYVFKTVLNSFLIVTTIFCILFFIFTYLAQVSNSHNNASNWELIVNTLYQLPGILYTLLPACAMVGALMGLSLLANNSEIIVLRSSGRSTFQIAKGVIIVGLIGAFIAVVFGGYVAPVLQKLADTNTVQYNSNNIWLKTSDGITHIQHINPEKRSATAISKFIIDDNQLKEVRFAATAKYATDNVANAYNINKIIYPTSDKQKQLDIVKNISQDKWTNPLPLSVARIITINDNDYLSLTQLTKFMVSNTQANDNTLSLKFWQEVFQPVSLMVLILISVPLSIGSNRSSTLIIKLILGALFGFSFFIINQIFGPIALILRIPPIFGAAGPTIIALALLIYLFIKSKET
- the lptF gene encoding LPS export ABC transporter permease LptF, coding for MILEKYYNRDIVNTFTSITLFIISIVSANLLIRLFQKAYSQGLGMDTIIKFVILTLPQNVTFVIPVAMFLAIILCFGKYFSNNEMFVTLAGGVTWLQIALNTLKPTIVLTIAAFFSSMYLIPLANQTTDVFQTSLSARALISSITDGKVLTIPNGRVLYINNKSGNKLNDLFLYQQTLRDKDYKIITAPQATVKTDKTAAFLNFTDVNIYTRELNSFKATYGTADKAIYTIYDNSIRDYNHYRMDRLYFGELVTNSLKGKNRFTAELFSRFNNCISIIIASLLALSLCRLYPRQNKYAKLLPSVIVLALYLCSVMFTNTLMAKGNIPAWVGIWLPHIFFAVFAIRTIKKQNGTSNKR
- a CDS encoding M16 family metallopeptidase; its protein translation is MQIYTYSLNNGLNIYIKPNKRAPVVLSQIWYKVGSTYEPQKLTGISHMLEHMMFKGTDKYSKKDMNSLVENNGGIQNAFTSFDYTAYYQFWHKRNLELSLSLESSRMSNLIFDENEFIPEKKVVLEERNLRVDDKPFSYAFEQFMKLAYQTNSRHTPIIGWREDIENYTLSSLKKWYQKHYAPNNASIVIVGDVDKDSAHSMIRDYFDSIPCSTISKPKEEYSLINFGYRQLEVKKPPNDTSAVIMGYITPSLTTEYQKNDPFALMILNSILGSSDASILQQKLVRDETLCCHIDSEYSPFIKGEDIFIITAIANHDQSLENIQNKIEKTIHDLKTNGITQEQLTRAKVTIKADKIFAMDSLETQANLIGSLASINLDIDYYKHLNKLYDVTIEDVNRVLNEYFDKPNLTSVHLLKD
- a CDS encoding IS630 transposase-related protein, which translates into the protein MTYSLDFRKKVLSIKESQDLTFEATANRFGIGKNTVYLWSKEISPKKGKSRPDIKLNKPELLQDIKANPDAYQYERAKKFGVSQSCICYALKKLEITYKKRLIATLKQILLSKSNLNKS
- a CDS encoding tRNA-(ms[2]io[6]A)-hydroxylase encodes the protein MSQKYANYNTIEKFLLCETPDTWVNVALENIELMLLDHAYCEMKAASSAMTYIYKYPDKHDLVIRMSKIAREELVHFEQVMRLLKKRNIKYEPISASRYASQLIKTARTDKEGRFIDALIIGAYIEARSCERFAKIAPFLDNELQKFYNGLLESERRHFTIYLEFAQKYSSSDIYNDIKRIGEVERDLIL
- a CDS encoding trimeric intracellular cation channel family protein produces the protein MHNYHIGITGPFIFSIMFMFGIIAESMTGVISSSRRNMDAFGVVAIALITALGGGVVRDLLLGNLPVTIILHPYYIVICLVFSVIAIFTQKYINKFYNIFLILDSIGLIAFAYIGSSIAYQICYEVFEMSFVSVLVVSTVIAIVNGVAGGIMRDMICNDIPVAFKSELYASVAAIVGFLNAAFIYFNVDLYVSTVVIISTGLTIRIMTILYKWKLPII
- the rsmD gene encoding 16S rRNA (guanine(966)-N(2))-methyltransferase RsmD, with the protein product MKTNTVRVIAGKYKNRRLKFPDISGLRPTSDQLKETIFNWLAPYIDNSICIDAFAGSGSLGIEGLSRGATKAIFYELNIKAINQLKQNLQNLEISNFELYKTDSVKALGTLNMPNSRLIIFLDPPFNKNIIPKTLNTILENSFIPQGTIIYVETEKQTNFSLEGFEILKEKETSNIKAKLIIKNNLNS
- a CDS encoding leucyl aminopeptidase; amino-acid sequence: MKLTITDNVSLSSEVIIVAQENLQKLVAQTKCPNSKKILEKRVFKAKFGEALPLLHGEKTVILLGIGLRQDFLSSEYDKAITKACDFLKKLSIEEVAININYVFESFDIRQFASETIRALVSESYVFDELKTTKENYSLNHIELVYSGNQDLKQAAQIGSAIACGQNYAKDLQNLPANICNTDYMLNEARELTSKYDKFDLEYLGQDAMAELGMGCALAVGRGSDMPNYTVSMKYNGGAADQAPIVLVGKGLVFDNGGVCIKPAAGMDTMKMDMGGAAVVMGTMKTLAMLNLPINVVGVMALAENAVDSRSYRPGDVLKSMKGITVEVSNTDAEGRLVLCDTLTYIGKYKPKAVIDMATLTGAMVISLGDAFSGLFSNSDKLANSLQQAAQASNDLVWRLPLHKPYLDKIKSKVADIDNCNRDRSAGSIVAALFLSKFTEDYEWAHLDIAGSAMGDFTNCKASGRPVPLLTHYLLSQAK